One Edaphobacter flagellatus genomic region harbors:
- the dinB gene encoding DNA polymerase IV produces MAPSLLEPPQPALRKIVHVDMDAFYASVEQRDAPELRGRPVVVAWKGKRSVVCAASYEARQFGVRSAMPAVTAERLCPHAIFVPPDFTRYKAVSRAVREIFQRHTDLIEPLSLDEAYLDVTINKTGLPTATKVAIAIRQQIRDELHLSASAGVAPNKFLAKIASDWRKPNGLFVIQPGDLATFLPPLPVGRIPGVGKVTEARMKQLGIHTVGDLQTFDLASLELHFGRYGSRLYSLARGIDHSPVTPDRPTKSISAEDTFETDIPLSQTDDLIRRLAEKVWNASRRETRIARTVVLKLKTREFNIHTRSHTPPRSPASLEELTQIALTLRDSVDLGPDRLFRLIGVGLSNFRNIEPPSVSLEARDRIE; encoded by the coding sequence ATGGCGCCCAGCCTGCTCGAGCCGCCACAGCCCGCGCTGCGCAAGATCGTCCACGTCGACATGGACGCCTTCTACGCCTCCGTCGAGCAGCGCGACGCCCCCGAACTCCGCGGCCGACCCGTCGTCGTCGCCTGGAAAGGCAAGCGCTCCGTCGTCTGCGCCGCCTCCTACGAGGCCCGTCAATTCGGCGTCCGCTCCGCCATGCCCGCCGTCACCGCAGAACGCCTCTGCCCGCACGCCATCTTCGTCCCGCCCGACTTCACCCGCTACAAAGCCGTCTCCCGCGCCGTCCGGGAAATCTTTCAGCGCCACACCGATCTCATTGAACCCCTCTCGCTCGACGAGGCCTACCTCGACGTCACCATCAACAAGACCGGCCTCCCCACCGCGACGAAAGTCGCCATCGCCATCCGCCAGCAAATCCGCGACGAGCTCCACCTCAGCGCCTCCGCCGGAGTCGCCCCCAACAAATTCCTCGCCAAGATCGCCTCCGACTGGCGCAAGCCCAACGGCCTCTTCGTCATTCAACCCGGCGACCTCGCCACCTTCCTCCCGCCGCTCCCCGTCGGCCGCATCCCCGGCGTAGGCAAAGTCACCGAGGCACGCATGAAACAACTCGGCATCCACACCGTCGGCGACCTCCAGACCTTCGACCTCGCCTCACTCGAGCTTCACTTCGGCCGCTACGGCTCACGCCTCTACTCGCTCGCCCGCGGCATCGACCACTCCCCCGTCACCCCCGACCGCCCCACCAAATCCATCTCCGCCGAAGACACCTTCGAGACCGACATCCCTCTCTCGCAAACCGACGACCTCATCCGCCGCCTCGCCGAAAAAGTCTGGAACGCCTCTCGCCGCGAAACCCGCATCGCCCGCACCGTCGTCCTCAAGCTCAAGACACGCGAGTTCAACATCCACACTCGCAGTCACACGCCACCCAGATCACCCGCCTCACTCGAAGAACTCACCCAAATCGCCCTCACCCTCCGCGATAGCGTAGACCTCGGCCCCGACCGTCTCTTCCGCCTCATCGGTGTAGGCCTCAGCAAC
- a CDS encoding 6-pyruvoyl-tetrahydropterin synthase-related protein, translating to MRRYRLPIVLIPIAAFLAIHPLIVHGCSCGHDFDFHIISWFEAARQLAQGALHPHWAYTPAWNAGEPRFIFYPPLSWTLGALLGLLLPWTWTPVVYTGLALTAAGFALYCSARSFVSPNAALIAAAIYIANPYTLYTALERTAYAELLAAAWIPLLLRAILREQVTIPGIAIPVALLWLTNAPAAVMGCYALALIALVRLALSLRANSTLPRLRFALNTTAGTLLGLCLAAFYIIPAAYERRFVQIDMAVLPGMDIASNFLFHHTADPDHDHVLRIASIVSLIVLALTAIALAAARIADKRKTPSHHEDRTTHLLLPLAILATVIALMLTPLSAPLWNHLPQLGFLQFPWRLVAILAAVFALAVAIALAHFPLKSANAVSVAVIATLLFTIPAYRAFNQRCYPEDTLPERLAIFHSTNPGTDPTDEYTPITADNDALAQTNPGYWLTAAPGALAPKDAAPAPAPQHIDLTLTTPQILILNLRDYPAWRITRNGSVIATHLHRSDGLIAFHLPAGASHIDVAWMTLPDQSIGYTVSALAAILLLILSLRSRKHFITTPISQPATPHR from the coding sequence ATGCGGCGCTATCGACTCCCTATCGTCCTCATCCCGATAGCCGCATTCCTCGCCATCCATCCGCTCATTGTCCACGGCTGCTCCTGCGGGCACGACTTCGACTTCCACATCATCAGCTGGTTCGAAGCCGCCAGGCAGCTTGCGCAGGGCGCACTGCATCCACACTGGGCCTACACGCCTGCATGGAACGCTGGCGAGCCGCGCTTCATCTTCTACCCTCCGCTCTCGTGGACCCTTGGCGCCCTCCTCGGCCTGCTGCTGCCCTGGACATGGACACCCGTCGTTTACACGGGACTTGCACTCACCGCAGCCGGCTTTGCCCTCTACTGCAGCGCACGTAGCTTCGTCTCACCCAACGCCGCACTCATCGCCGCGGCCATCTACATCGCGAATCCCTATACGCTCTACACGGCACTCGAGCGCACAGCCTATGCGGAACTTCTCGCCGCTGCATGGATTCCGCTGCTTCTCCGCGCCATCCTGCGCGAACAGGTCACCATTCCCGGCATCGCCATCCCGGTCGCGCTGCTCTGGCTCACCAACGCTCCTGCAGCCGTCATGGGATGCTACGCACTTGCACTGATCGCCCTCGTGCGGCTCGCGCTCTCTTTGCGCGCAAACAGCACCTTACCTCGCCTGCGCTTCGCACTCAACACCACAGCAGGAACTCTTCTCGGCCTCTGTCTCGCCGCCTTCTACATCATCCCTGCAGCCTACGAGCGGCGCTTCGTCCAGATCGACATGGCCGTCCTTCCTGGCATGGACATCGCCAGCAACTTCCTCTTTCACCACACCGCCGACCCCGATCACGACCACGTGCTCCGCATCGCCTCGATCGTCTCTCTCATCGTCCTTGCCCTCACGGCCATCGCACTTGCCGCTGCGCGAATTGCAGACAAACGCAAGACGCCATCGCACCACGAGGACAGGACAACACACCTCCTCCTCCCACTTGCCATCCTCGCTACCGTTATCGCGCTGATGCTCACACCGCTCTCTGCTCCACTGTGGAATCACCTGCCACAACTCGGCTTCCTGCAATTTCCGTGGAGACTCGTCGCGATCCTCGCCGCCGTCTTTGCGCTCGCCGTCGCCATCGCGCTCGCACACTTCCCGCTCAAATCCGCAAACGCAGTATCCGTCGCAGTCATCGCAACGCTCCTCTTCACCATCCCTGCCTATCGCGCATTCAACCAGCGCTGCTATCCCGAGGACACACTCCCCGAGCGCCTCGCCATCTTCCACTCCACCAACCCCGGCACAGACCCCACCGACGAATACACTCCCATCACCGCCGACAACGACGCCCTCGCACAGACCAACCCTGGCTACTGGCTCACCGCAGCGCCGGGCGCCTTGGCCCCAAAAGATGCAGCTCCAGCGCCAGCGCCGCAGCACATCGATCTCACCCTGACCACACCGCAGATTCTCATCCTCAACCTTCGCGATTATCCTGCATGGCGCATCACCCGCAACGGCTCCGTGATCGCCACGCATCTCCATCGCAGCGACGGACTCATCGCCTTCCATCTCCCCGCCGGCGCATCCCACATCGACGTCGCATGGATGACGCTGCCCGATCAGTCCATCGGCTACACCGTCAGCGCGCTCGCCGCGATCCTGCTGCTGATACTCTCCCTTCGCAGCCGCAAGCACTTCATCACAACGCCGATCAGCCAGCCTGCTACCCCGCACCGCTGA
- a CDS encoding polyprenyl synthetase family protein, which yields MKVSVQDLLHSGVQLTDAALERLLPSPDTQPHSIHRAMRHSMFAGGKRLRPILAMEAARMTSGTDEIPSGAVELGAAIEMIHTYSLIHDDLPALDNDDLRRGKPTCHVVFGEAIAILAGDALQTLAFQTIAQLPTPPPTTVSILREVSLAIGTGVGTHSPLPPGMIGGQVVDIESEGKQPTAELVEAIHRAKTGALITTSIVSGGILGLAHTDHEFHADTIGRLRIFGEKAGLAFQIVDDVLDMTQSSEELGKTAGKDTASIKATWPAVFGIDQSIKDAEELIADAFAALEPFGHAADPLKALASYLVERKH from the coding sequence ATGAAAGTTTCAGTACAGGATCTGCTCCACTCCGGCGTCCAGCTCACCGACGCGGCCCTTGAACGTCTTCTGCCTTCGCCCGACACGCAGCCGCACTCCATCCATCGCGCCATGCGCCATTCCATGTTCGCGGGAGGCAAGCGTCTCCGTCCCATCCTTGCGATGGAAGCCGCACGCATGACCTCCGGCACAGACGAGATCCCCTCTGGAGCCGTCGAGCTCGGTGCCGCGATCGAGATGATCCACACCTACTCGCTCATCCACGACGATCTGCCTGCACTCGACAACGACGATCTCCGCCGCGGCAAGCCTACCTGCCACGTTGTCTTCGGCGAAGCCATCGCCATCCTCGCAGGCGACGCACTGCAGACCCTCGCCTTCCAGACCATCGCACAGCTTCCCACGCCTCCTCCGACCACTGTCTCCATCCTGCGCGAAGTCTCCCTCGCCATCGGCACCGGCGTCGGCACCCATAGTCCATTGCCTCCCGGCATGATCGGCGGCCAGGTCGTTGACATCGAATCCGAAGGCAAGCAGCCAACCGCCGAACTCGTCGAAGCTATACACCGCGCCAAGACCGGAGCCCTCATCACCACCAGCATCGTCTCCGGCGGCATCCTCGGCCTCGCCCATACCGACCACGAGTTCCACGCCGACACCATCGGCCGTCTCCGCATCTTCGGTGAAAAAGCAGGCCTCGCCTTCCAGATCGTCGACGACGTCCTCGACATGACGCAAAGCTCCGAAGAGCTCGGCAAGACCGCCGGCAAGGACACCGCCAGCATCAAGGCCACCTGGCCCGCCGTCTTCGGCATCGACCAATCCATCAAGGACGCCGAAGAGCTCATCGCCGACGCCTTCGCCGCCCTCGAGCCCTTCGGCCACGCCGCCGACCCGCTTAAGGCCCTCGCCAGCTACCTCGTCGAACGCAAGCACTAG